One Lepus europaeus isolate LE1 chromosome 7, mLepTim1.pri, whole genome shotgun sequence DNA segment encodes these proteins:
- the LOC133763758 gene encoding olfactory receptor 10T2-like: MGNHTRVRTFFLWGFSSFPDLQGLLFVVIFFSHVTILAANVSIMVAIKLSHSLHTPMYFFLFGLSFSETCTTVVIIPRMLVDLLSESKTISLPECATQMLFFFGLSSNNCFIMAAMSYDCYTAIHNPLHYHTLITRKICIQLMMASCIIGFLVSLCVTVTVFNLSFCNANTIDHFFCDIAPVVHLACDYTPRHEMTIFVLSAFVLVGSFILIMISYIFILSIIVRMSSAKGRYKAFSTCSSHLTVVFLHYGFACFVYLKPKNSDTFYENMMMAVIYTVLTPLLNPIVYSLRNKEMQIALRKVLDNVNRFIPQMAPKKEPQHLREEHEAKVIHVSPCNVYDA, from the exons ATGGGCAATCACACTCGAGTGAGAACATTCTTTCTGTGGGGATTTTCCAGTTTCCCAGACCTGCAGGGTCTACTCTTTGTGGTGATTTTCTTCTCGCATGTGACCATCCTGGCTGCAAATGTGTCCATCATGGTGGCCATCAAGCTCAGTCACAGCCTTCACACCCCCATGTACTTTTTCCTCTTTGGCCTCTCTTTCTCAGAAACTTGCACCACTGTGGTGATCATCCCCCGCATGTTGGTAGATTTGCTATCAGAGAGCAAGACCATATCTCTTCCTGAGTGTGCCACACAGATGCTTTTCTTCTTTGGTTTGTCATCtaataattgtttcatcatggctGCTATGTCCTATGACTGTTACACAGCCATCCACAACCCTCTGCACTATCATACACTTATAACACGAAAGATATGCATTCAGCTTATGATGGCCTCTTGTATCATTGGGTTCCTGGTTTCTCTGTGTGTCACCGTCACTGTATTCAACTTGTCTTTCTGTAACGCCAACACTATCGACCATTTCTTCTGTGACATTGCACCTGTGGTCCACCTTGCTTGTGATTACACTCCCCGTCATGAAATGACTATTTTTGTGCTTTCTGCTTTTGTATTGGTCGGCagctttattttaattatgatttcCTATATCTTCATTTTGTCCATAATTGTGAGGATGTCTTCTGCAAAGGGGAGGTATAAAGCCTTCTCAACTTGTTCCTCTCACCTCACGGTTGTGTTTCTACACTATGGCTTTGCTTGCTTTGTCTATTTGAAGCCCAAGAACAGTGACACATTCTATGAAAACATGATGATGGCTGTGATATATACAGTGCTAACACCACTGCTTAACCCCATCGTTTACAGtctaagaaataaagaaatgcagaTAGCCCTGAGGAAAGTTCTAGACAATGTCAATAGGTTTATTCCTCAGATG GCCCCAAAGAAGGAGCCACAGCACCTGAGAGAGGAGCATGAAGCCAAAGTA ATTCATGTTTCTCCTTGTAATGTCTATGATGCATAA